One region of Thermoanaerobaculia bacterium genomic DNA includes:
- a CDS encoding efflux RND transporter periplasmic adaptor subunit — protein sequence MNFSRQVRLQFTQIITLCGLMFLSACAGDSGASSPGPGGVVPAVEAVQARFGNLPLKQRVSGVVEAKNQINVYPELSAVIVEVFVKNGDVVKEGDPLIRLRDREFLERLKQAEAGYQIAVAQLKQAEARLKEARSELKRRDSLAREGLASSTDLETAQLDAISAEADVALAQARVEQAKATAEERDEALSQALIRSPIRGVVGNRNAEVGMLVTGSTRLFTLGQMDKVRVNVILTDRMLQSIHVGQRVEIASDHTPDQVIEAKLSRISPFLNPVTHTTEAEIDLGNPGGTLRSGMFVTVDIYYGESEQATLVPLSALYENPEDGLLGVYVADSVPDGVQKTDTSELMSRDLSEPVNFKFQTVNVVAKGRLEAGIRGVESGQWVITLGQNLLGGKEGMARVRKVTWNWVESLQKVQREDLMEPLVARQSPTGISQ from the coding sequence ATGAATTTCTCAAGACAGGTTCGATTGCAATTTACTCAGATTATTACACTGTGCGGACTGATGTTCCTCTCCGCATGCGCCGGGGATTCCGGCGCATCGTCCCCGGGTCCAGGAGGCGTCGTTCCGGCTGTGGAAGCGGTACAGGCCCGATTCGGAAACCTTCCCCTAAAACAGCGGGTAAGCGGAGTCGTGGAAGCAAAAAACCAGATCAATGTCTATCCGGAACTGTCCGCCGTCATTGTCGAAGTGTTCGTCAAAAACGGTGATGTTGTCAAAGAGGGCGACCCCTTGATCCGGTTGCGGGACCGCGAATTTCTGGAGCGCCTGAAACAGGCGGAAGCCGGATATCAGATTGCCGTGGCGCAGTTGAAACAGGCGGAAGCCCGTCTGAAAGAGGCCCGGTCCGAGCTGAAACGCCGGGATTCTCTGGCCCGTGAGGGTCTGGCCAGTTCTACGGATCTGGAAACGGCCCAGCTTGATGCGATTTCTGCGGAGGCCGATGTGGCATTGGCTCAGGCTCGTGTGGAACAGGCAAAGGCAACGGCAGAGGAACGCGATGAAGCCCTGTCGCAGGCCCTGATCCGTTCACCGATCCGAGGTGTGGTCGGAAACCGGAACGCGGAAGTTGGAATGCTGGTCACGGGGAGTACCCGGCTCTTCACACTGGGCCAGATGGATAAGGTGCGAGTCAACGTTATCCTGACCGACCGCATGCTTCAGAGTATCCATGTAGGCCAGCGCGTTGAGATCGCAAGTGACCATACACCGGATCAGGTGATTGAAGCAAAGCTTTCACGGATTTCTCCCTTTCTGAATCCTGTCACCCATACGACCGAAGCGGAAATCGACCTGGGTAACCCGGGGGGGACGCTACGGTCTGGGATGTTCGTCACTGTGGATATCTACTACGGGGAGAGTGAACAGGCAACTCTGGTGCCCTTAAGCGCGCTCTATGAAAACCCGGAAGACGGCCTCCTGGGAGTCTACGTGGCCGATTCAGTTCCAGATGGTGTGCAAAAAACAGATACATCGGAATTAATGTCCAGGGACCTTTCGGAACCTGTGAACTTTAAGTTTCAAACAGTCAATGTGGTTGCGAAGGGACGCCTGGAAGCGGGAATCCGGGGTGTGGAGAGCGGCCAATGGGTCATAACTCTGGGTCAGAATCTGCTTGGGGGAAAAGAGGGGATGGCCCGTGTTCGAAAGGTAACCTGGAACTGGGTGGAGTCCCTGCAGAAAGTTCAGCGGGAAGACCTCATGGAACCCCTGGTCGCCAGACAGTCCCCAACCGGAATCAGCCAGTAA
- a CDS encoding DUF2339 domain-containing protein, which translates to MEAIAIMAVLGFILLLLVLPALIFFLIERGHRQRLQARVDSLELSLGRLLRADAAARAEKAKTLVTPPPETPTFTFEKPMTEIPAEPSPESQPVVRPPDLPPMPPEKPLSETKKPPLPVKEMPPVRPPTRPTPPGDGIPYHPILREESKTFEQKLATQWTTWLGAIALLLAAVFLVKIGFEQGWFGPLLRVTFAYLGGIFLIGWGEKLRDNSYYAAQGSSAGGIAMLFAATIGASTLYGFISSTIAFVLLFLISMAGVLLSLRAGVMVAVVGLLGGFSLPILLRTTEPHVWSLLGYLVLLHLATSFAAARRGWGWVTGLSTLAMVIWGFIFVNQFMDLHPLALGVLLLFTGGSLFVPQLKFKGKESIVEVQATTLALFFIILSFGVKPQRLEGWVMMGLLSLAVIYLSMRKPFHIVLFAGLVITILRLAIFVGESPKSPYVFPILITAGLLWTLGCYLRHWWSEIPVDNLAAAAVASLGAVGLIYWLGKTVPLPMPSGALSLGWGVFLIILALPVLRKGELSLSARRLAALLGGATFLVSAAVPMELERAWITVAWAIEIPILIYLDSRLRVPLLRMMAHILGIAVMVRLVLNPAIVSYPLGDIPVLNWLLYGFGISLAAFFIAGIKLRKMEQRLISHAYFWGARILLTVLCVLEIRHVFQDGKLTGPVTDLYELTTYVVLGFLLTYLFRFINVRWYSLQDALAMKIWGLGTLAFMLFGTVLVFNPLWNPATLGDTPFLNGLLYFYGLPILLCMIAVWRVFNAEPVLQNFYRTFAYGLMFLLVTLEVRHLFHPYQLNRGSIEDMEMYTYSAAWILIAVGTLAAGIVRKSKILRYVSLAVMLLAVIKVFIVDMPALSLIHRFFSFLCLGISLFLISIIYQRFVFRREVEFEDEE; encoded by the coding sequence ATGGAAGCTATCGCCATTATGGCTGTTCTCGGCTTCATCCTGCTGCTCCTCGTTCTACCGGCCCTTATCTTTTTCTTGATCGAACGCGGCCATCGCCAGAGGCTCCAGGCAAGGGTGGACTCCCTGGAGCTCAGCCTGGGAAGGCTCCTGCGTGCCGATGCCGCTGCCAGAGCCGAAAAGGCGAAAACTCTGGTTACACCTCCTCCCGAAACCCCTACGTTTACATTCGAAAAACCCATGACGGAAATTCCGGCTGAGCCATCCCCGGAATCTCAGCCTGTTGTCCGGCCCCCCGATCTTCCACCCATGCCCCCTGAGAAACCATTATCCGAAACAAAAAAACCTCCCCTACCTGTGAAGGAGATGCCGCCGGTTCGACCGCCCACACGTCCAACACCACCGGGAGATGGGATCCCGTACCATCCTATTCTGAGAGAGGAGAGCAAGACCTTCGAACAAAAACTGGCGACGCAATGGACTACCTGGCTTGGTGCCATCGCGCTTCTGCTGGCCGCAGTCTTTCTCGTGAAAATCGGATTCGAACAGGGATGGTTTGGTCCCCTGCTCAGGGTGACTTTTGCTTACCTCGGAGGAATCTTCCTCATAGGGTGGGGAGAGAAGTTGAGGGACAATTCCTATTACGCAGCCCAGGGCTCAAGTGCGGGCGGGATTGCCATGCTCTTTGCGGCGACCATAGGAGCCTCGACCCTGTATGGGTTCATCTCATCCACCATAGCCTTTGTCCTGCTCTTTCTGATCTCCATGGCAGGGGTTCTGCTCTCTCTCCGGGCCGGTGTCATGGTCGCCGTTGTCGGCCTTCTGGGAGGTTTTTCTCTCCCGATTCTTCTCCGAACAACCGAGCCTCACGTCTGGTCCCTCCTCGGATACCTGGTCCTGCTGCACCTGGCAACATCCTTTGCCGCAGCACGCCGGGGATGGGGATGGGTTACGGGTCTATCCACCTTGGCCATGGTGATCTGGGGTTTCATTTTCGTGAACCAGTTTATGGACCTTCATCCTCTTGCCCTGGGGGTTCTTCTCCTCTTCACTGGAGGATCCCTCTTTGTTCCGCAGTTGAAATTCAAGGGAAAGGAAAGTATCGTCGAAGTCCAGGCGACGACCCTTGCCCTCTTCTTTATCATTCTCTCTTTTGGTGTCAAGCCGCAACGGCTTGAAGGCTGGGTCATGATGGGACTTCTCTCTCTTGCCGTGATCTATCTGTCGATGAGAAAGCCCTTTCATATCGTGCTCTTTGCAGGACTGGTCATCACGATCTTACGCCTTGCCATCTTCGTAGGTGAGTCCCCAAAATCTCCCTATGTATTTCCCATTCTGATCACAGCCGGTCTTCTCTGGACCCTGGGGTGCTACCTGCGTCACTGGTGGTCCGAGATCCCCGTCGACAACCTCGCGGCCGCAGCGGTGGCATCCCTGGGGGCTGTCGGATTGATCTACTGGCTCGGCAAAACCGTACCCTTGCCCATGCCGTCCGGAGCCCTCTCACTGGGATGGGGAGTTTTCCTGATTATTCTGGCCCTGCCCGTCCTTCGCAAGGGAGAATTAAGCCTGTCTGCCCGGCGTCTGGCTGCATTGCTGGGAGGAGCAACCTTTCTTGTCAGTGCTGCCGTACCCATGGAACTTGAGCGAGCCTGGATTACCGTGGCGTGGGCCATAGAAATACCGATTCTCATCTATCTCGATTCCCGGCTTCGCGTACCCCTGCTACGTATGATGGCCCATATCCTGGGGATTGCCGTCATGGTCCGTCTTGTTCTCAATCCGGCGATTGTTTCCTATCCTCTCGGGGATATACCCGTGTTGAACTGGCTCCTTTATGGCTTTGGAATAAGCCTGGCCGCCTTCTTCATCGCGGGAATTAAGCTGAGAAAGATGGAACAAAGACTAATTTCGCATGCCTATTTCTGGGGAGCTCGAATCCTGCTCACGGTTCTCTGTGTTCTCGAGATCCGTCACGTCTTCCAGGATGGAAAGCTGACCGGACCCGTCACCGACCTCTATGAATTGACGACGTATGTTGTCCTGGGTTTTCTTCTGACCTATCTCTTCCGGTTCATTAATGTACGCTGGTATTCTTTGCAAGATGCACTGGCCATGAAGATCTGGGGCCTCGGGACCCTTGCCTTCATGCTCTTCGGGACAGTCCTCGTGTTTAATCCACTCTGGAATCCCGCTACATTGGGAGACACTCCTTTCCTGAATGGACTTCTTTATTTCTACGGACTTCCCATCCTCCTCTGTATGATTGCGGTCTGGAGGGTGTTTAATGCCGAACCCGTCCTGCAGAATTTCTACCGTACCTTTGCCTACGGACTCATGTTTCTTCTTGTCACCCTGGAGGTACGTCACCTCTTTCACCCGTATCAGCTCAATAGAGGATCGATCGAGGATATGGAAATGTATACCTATTCTGCGGCGTGGATCCTGATCGCTGTAGGGACCCTTGCGGCCGGCATTGTGAGGAAATCGAAAATCCTCCGTTACGTTTCCCTTGCCGTGATGTTATTGGCGGTGATTAAAGTTTTTATTGTCGATATGCCGGCACTGTCATTGATTCACAGATTTTTTTCCTTCCTGTGCCTGGGGATCAGCCTTTTCCTGATTTCCATCATCTACCAGCGCTTTGTCTTTCGCCGGGAGGTGGAGTTCGAAGATGAAGAATAA
- a CDS encoding PilT/PilU family type 4a pilus ATPase: MKNFQLDAILEAMLKVSERVSDLNFSIARPPQVEVDGVLHPVKFKGLESLTPFQTEIVAMHLMKGNPELLEKLFTQGSADFSYSIPGKTRFRVNVFSQRGSYATVLRVIPEGVPSIEDLGLPEEMHKIAEYRNGIVLVTGPTGSGKSTTLAAVINKINHEKAYHIVTVEDPVEYMHKHASSTINQRELGTDVPSFALALRAALRQAPKVILIGEMRDLETVEAALEASETGHLVLSTLHTIDAAKTIDRIIGIFPKSQEQQIRTRFSQSFRYVISQRLVPRKDKGRIAVLEILKANQRTREYIVKGESEGRSLIDAMRDGKTDGMQVFDEELERLYHEGVITKESALAFATNPANMEVRLTLEA; the protein is encoded by the coding sequence ATGAAAAATTTTCAACTTGATGCCATTCTGGAAGCGATGCTGAAAGTGTCCGAGCGGGTATCGGACTTGAACTTTTCCATCGCGCGGCCTCCTCAGGTCGAAGTGGATGGTGTCCTTCACCCGGTGAAATTCAAGGGTCTGGAATCCCTGACTCCCTTTCAGACGGAGATTGTGGCCATGCATCTGATGAAGGGAAACCCGGAGCTGCTCGAAAAGCTCTTTACCCAGGGGTCGGCCGATTTTTCCTACTCGATTCCGGGAAAGACGCGATTCCGGGTCAACGTCTTTTCCCAGCGGGGCTCTTACGCTACGGTTCTTCGCGTGATCCCCGAGGGTGTTCCCAGTATCGAAGATCTGGGGCTGCCGGAGGAAATGCATAAAATCGCCGAATACCGTAATGGAATCGTCCTCGTAACCGGTCCGACGGGAAGCGGGAAATCCACGACGCTGGCCGCAGTGATCAACAAAATCAATCATGAAAAGGCCTACCACATCGTTACGGTGGAAGACCCCGTCGAATACATGCACAAACATGCCAGTTCCACGATCAACCAGAGAGAGCTTGGAACCGATGTCCCCTCCTTTGCTCTGGCCCTGCGGGCTGCTCTCCGACAGGCTCCCAAGGTGATTCTCATTGGAGAAATGCGGGATCTGGAAACCGTTGAAGCTGCCCTGGAAGCGTCGGAAACGGGACATCTGGTCCTTTCAACACTCCATACGATCGATGCTGCCAAGACGATCGATCGAATCATCGGAATCTTTCCGAAATCGCAGGAACAGCAGATTCGTACTCGATTTTCTCAGAGTTTTCGATATGTCATTTCCCAGCGCCTGGTTCCGCGAAAAGACAAGGGGCGAATTGCGGTTCTGGAGATACTGAAGGCCAATCAGCGTACCCGTGAATACATCGTAAAAGGGGAATCGGAGGGCCGAAGCCTCATCGATGCAATGCGTGACGGAAAGACAGACGGTATGCAGGTGTTCGACGAGGAACTTGAACGTTTATACCATGAAGGTGTGATTACAAAGGAATCGGCTCTGGCCTTTGCGACCAACCCGGCGAACATGGAAGTCCGCCTGACCCTGGAGGCATAA
- a CDS encoding asparaginase: protein MKEKIRFRDPDNSFVAPLVRVTRGEVTECIHYGHVAVVRDNGELLASVGTPDMVTYMRSAAKPIQAMAVLESGAADQFGFSDSEIAVMCASHYGEPIHLETVLTILARIGCTPDDLQCGAATSLNPTYAMKMAREGVEPAALFNDCSGKHAGILALCTRMDWPLETYLEPEHPAQKTILETLARMACLPPASIAIGIDGCSVPVFALPLSSMARAYARLASPDSLEERDRQAAERIVRAMTTYPEMIAGTGGFCTALLSVAGHHLVGKLGAEGIYCIGLREKNLGIALKISDGAFRAVWPAAVACLDQLGVLSEEESQALQSFRTMANRNDVGKAIGTIEPIFKLA, encoded by the coding sequence TTGAAAGAAAAAATTCGATTTCGTGATCCCGACAATTCATTTGTCGCCCCCCTGGTCCGGGTGACACGGGGAGAGGTGACGGAGTGCATCCACTACGGTCACGTCGCTGTCGTGAGGGACAATGGAGAGCTTCTTGCCTCTGTCGGCACTCCGGACATGGTGACCTATATGAGGTCCGCGGCCAAGCCGATCCAGGCGATGGCCGTGCTGGAGAGTGGTGCGGCGGACCAATTTGGTTTTTCCGACTCGGAAATCGCGGTCATGTGCGCTTCCCACTATGGGGAGCCCATCCATTTGGAGACGGTTCTGACAATTCTGGCGCGCATCGGCTGCACGCCCGACGACCTGCAGTGCGGTGCCGCCACCTCCCTGAACCCGACCTATGCCATGAAGATGGCACGGGAGGGTGTAGAGCCTGCAGCCCTCTTCAATGACTGTTCGGGAAAGCACGCCGGAATCCTTGCCCTTTGCACCCGCATGGACTGGCCCCTGGAAACCTACCTGGAACCTGAGCATCCGGCTCAAAAGACGATCCTGGAAACCCTGGCACGGATGGCCTGCCTACCTCCAGCTTCGATAGCCATTGGAATCGACGGGTGCTCTGTCCCGGTCTTCGCCCTCCCTCTTTCCTCCATGGCTCGTGCCTATGCCAGGCTTGCCTCCCCGGACTCCCTGGAAGAGCGGGACAGGCAGGCGGCGGAACGGATCGTGCGTGCCATGACCACCTATCCCGAGATGATTGCGGGAACGGGCGGGTTCTGTACGGCCCTTCTTTCGGTGGCGGGCCATCATCTCGTGGGAAAGCTTGGGGCAGAGGGAATCTACTGCATCGGCCTGCGGGAAAAGAACCTTGGAATCGCACTGAAGATCTCCGACGGCGCCTTCCGGGCTGTCTGGCCAGCGGCCGTGGCCTGCCTCGATCAGCTGGGAGTGTTAAGCGAAGAAGA
- a CDS encoding response regulator: protein MRKILIIDDNRAVLTRWSAFLEERYQDLEILTFQSPMEALPFFTPEIHLVLMDLEMPGIDGVKLLEYAAGKGVRRSRAIIMSAREADHLHDIFPHGRCLAVINKDDPNQQKALLQILDSVMRRQT, encoded by the coding sequence TTGCGTAAGATCCTGATCATTGATGACAATCGCGCCGTTTTAACCCGGTGGTCAGCGTTTCTTGAGGAACGTTATCAGGATCTCGAAATCCTGACCTTTCAAAGTCCAATGGAAGCACTGCCCTTTTTTACGCCGGAGATTCACCTAGTACTGATGGATTTGGAAATGCCGGGCATTGACGGGGTGAAGCTCTTGGAATATGCTGCGGGAAAAGGTGTACGGCGCAGTCGTGCTATCATCATGTCCGCGAGGGAAGCTGACCATCTGCACGATATCTTTCCCCACGGCAGGTGCCTTGCGGTGATTAACAAGGATGATCCGAATCAGCAGAAGGCCCTACTTCAGATTCTTGATTCGGTAATGCGGAGGCAGACATGA
- a CDS encoding efflux RND transporter permease subunit — translation MTITQLSVSRPVATTMVFLIIIVLGIMGFRFLPVDLLPQIEYPMLSIRTLYPNVGPEEIEKIITDRIENAVSGVPNLDKITSRSEEGQSRVTLQFTQGTSIDEAANDVRAALDRIRDDLPPEVESPRVWKFDPDNFPVVILGARSPRGMAELTRILEREISQQFEQIPGAGSVDVWGGVYREIQIRLKLDRLASSQLSSADVQQALQRENITLPAGDMREGVSDMYIRTLGEYQSIEEIADTIITMVDGSPIRIRDVAEVVDGYEDINRLVQVDGLPMVRLGIRKQSGANTVKVAREARAVMDKINLERDDLELIMIIDQSEFIRNSIDNVKNSALWGGILAIFILYLFLRNGSTTFIIALSIPISIIATFGLLFFNKLTMNQMSFGGMALGIGLIVDNAIVVLENIVRLREKGRDDIDAALTGTRQVAGAIIASTLTTIVIFLPVIFMQTVSGMLFKELALVVVFSLLCSLAVALTLVPMLGSRFLRFRESDRNGEGGGSRKLRWLRKLEESYEHWLILALRHKKVIFISTAVLLLITVLLWPLIPMELAPQTDADEISVEMEMAQGTNIAVVHRYLNELQELVREATPMDQVDHISIDIRPGDAEVELALKGADERTINSFALADEIRSRVSGKIPGAEMRVEAQSGLWILRRLFGSGSGQAVEIQLFGYDLTLADQLAHGILQIMETIPEISDARVSRREGRPEQNLIVDREKIADLGLSVNRIAQVIQTNIGGTQAGVFREGGEEFPITVRLQPRDRLSTLDLENVTVRTGSGEILPISAVVKTEARRAPTEIERVDGQRVTYITANLTKGAALGDVVSRLRKELRSFTMPRGYTLVFSGEYEEQQKAQTDFILSILMALILIYMVMAAQFERFLDPLIVMVSVPLAIIGVVPTLLITGTTLNIQSLMGIVMLIGIVVNNAIVLVDYINLLRRERNMSIYDAVVQSGRRRLRPILMTTCTTVLGMLPLAFGTGAGGEIQASLARAVIGGLTVSTLITLLLIPAAYITIHDLLDRKRSVKGVVQG, via the coding sequence GTGACAATCACCCAGCTCTCCGTCAGCCGGCCCGTAGCGACGACAATGGTTTTTCTGATCATTATTGTCCTGGGTATAATGGGATTCCGCTTCCTTCCCGTTGACCTCCTTCCCCAGATCGAATATCCCATGCTGTCCATCCGAACGCTCTATCCAAACGTGGGACCGGAGGAGATCGAAAAGATCATCACAGACCGCATTGAGAACGCGGTGTCCGGGGTTCCAAACCTGGACAAGATTACCTCCCGATCCGAGGAAGGACAAAGCCGGGTCACGCTTCAATTTACCCAGGGAACCAGCATTGACGAAGCCGCCAACGATGTCCGGGCGGCCCTGGACCGCATTCGGGACGATCTTCCCCCCGAGGTTGAATCGCCCCGCGTGTGGAAATTTGATCCCGATAACTTTCCCGTTGTCATTCTGGGTGCCCGGTCTCCACGAGGCATGGCCGAGCTGACCCGGATCCTCGAACGGGAAATCTCCCAGCAGTTTGAGCAGATTCCCGGTGCAGGATCGGTGGATGTCTGGGGCGGTGTGTACCGGGAAATACAGATCCGTTTGAAGCTGGATCGGCTGGCATCCAGCCAACTCTCGTCCGCCGATGTTCAGCAGGCTCTGCAGAGAGAAAACATCACCCTCCCGGCCGGAGACATGCGGGAAGGGGTCAGTGATATGTATATCCGGACCCTGGGAGAGTACCAGTCGATTGAAGAAATTGCCGATACGATCATTACCATGGTGGACGGAAGTCCCATCCGGATCCGGGATGTGGCCGAGGTGGTGGACGGGTACGAAGACATCAACCGGCTGGTCCAGGTGGACGGGCTTCCCATGGTTCGTCTGGGGATTCGAAAGCAGTCCGGGGCCAACACGGTAAAGGTGGCCCGGGAAGCGCGAGCCGTAATGGACAAGATCAACCTGGAGCGGGATGACCTTGAACTGATCATGATCATCGATCAGAGTGAGTTCATCCGGAACTCTATCGATAATGTGAAAAATTCCGCCCTGTGGGGGGGGATTCTTGCGATCTTTATCCTCTATCTTTTCCTGCGGAACGGTTCGACCACCTTTATCATCGCCCTTTCCATACCGATTTCGATTATCGCCACCTTCGGCCTTCTCTTCTTCAACAAACTGACGATGAACCAGATGAGCTTTGGAGGCATGGCCCTGGGAATAGGGTTGATTGTCGACAATGCAATTGTCGTTCTGGAAAACATCGTGCGCCTCCGTGAAAAGGGAAGGGATGATATTGATGCCGCACTGACGGGCACCCGCCAGGTCGCCGGGGCCATCATTGCATCCACTCTGACTACGATCGTCATCTTTCTTCCGGTCATCTTCATGCAGACAGTGTCAGGAATGCTCTTCAAGGAACTTGCCCTGGTCGTCGTCTTTTCCCTGCTCTGCTCTTTGGCCGTGGCCCTGACCCTGGTTCCAATGCTGGGAAGCCGCTTTCTGCGGTTCAGGGAATCGGATCGAAATGGGGAGGGAGGAGGATCGCGGAAACTGCGGTGGCTGCGGAAACTGGAAGAGTCCTATGAACACTGGCTCATCCTTGCACTCCGCCACAAGAAGGTCATCTTTATTTCCACTGCCGTTCTCCTTCTGATCACGGTTCTCCTGTGGCCTCTGATCCCGATGGAACTGGCGCCCCAGACCGATGCCGACGAGATCAGCGTGGAAATGGAAATGGCCCAGGGGACGAACATCGCGGTTGTACATCGATATCTGAACGAGCTTCAGGAACTCGTCCGGGAAGCGACCCCCATGGACCAGGTGGACCACATCAGCATCGACATCCGGCCCGGGGATGCAGAGGTGGAACTGGCTCTGAAAGGAGCTGATGAACGGACGATCAACAGCTTCGCCCTTGCCGATGAGATTCGCAGCAGGGTTTCCGGGAAAATCCCCGGCGCGGAGATGCGAGTCGAGGCCCAGTCGGGTTTGTGGATCCTTCGGAGGCTCTTCGGTTCGGGAAGCGGGCAGGCCGTGGAAATCCAGCTTTTCGGCTATGACCTCACTCTTGCGGATCAGCTGGCTCACGGAATCCTTCAGATCATGGAGACAATTCCCGAGATCAGCGATGCCCGCGTCAGCAGGCGTGAAGGACGGCCGGAGCAGAACCTGATTGTGGACCGCGAAAAGATTGCAGATCTGGGCCTTTCCGTGAACCGGATTGCCCAGGTCATTCAGACCAATATCGGCGGAACCCAGGCCGGGGTCTTCCGGGAGGGCGGCGAAGAATTCCCAATCACGGTCAGGCTCCAGCCCCGGGATCGCCTGAGTACGCTTGACCTGGAAAATGTTACGGTTCGGACCGGTTCGGGAGAGATCCTTCCCATTTCCGCGGTAGTGAAAACCGAGGCTCGAAGGGCTCCTACGGAAATTGAGCGGGTGGACGGACAGCGGGTTACCTACATCACCGCCAACCTTACGAAGGGGGCGGCCCTGGGAGATGTGGTTTCCAGGCTACGAAAGGAGCTTCGATCCTTCACGATGCCCAGGGGCTATACCCTTGTCTTCTCCGGTGAGTACGAAGAGCAGCAGAAAGCACAGACCGACTTTATCCTCTCGATCCTGATGGCCCTCATCTTGATCTACATGGTCATGGCCGCCCAGTTTGAACGCTTCCTGGACCCCCTGATCGTCATGGTCTCCGTACCCCTGGCGATCATCGGCGTTGTGCCGACACTCCTGATCACGGGAACAACGCTGAACATCCAGAGCCTGATGGGAATCGTCATGCTCATCGGGATCGTCGTCAATAACGCCATCGTCCTGGTGGATTACATCAACCTGCTCCGCCGGGAACGCAATATGTCCATCTACGATGCCGTCGTCCAATCGGGAAGACGCCGCCTGCGCCCGATCCTCATGACGACCTGTACCACGGTTCTGGGCATGCTTCCCCTGGCCTTCGGAACCGGAGCGGGGGGTGAGATTCAGGCCTCCCTGGCCCGGGCCGTCATCGGTGGACTGACGGTTTCCACACTGATTACACTGCTTCTGATTCCCGCCGCCTACATCACGATCCACGATCTCCTGGATCGAAAAAGATCTGTTAAAGGTGTAGTACAGGGATAA
- a CDS encoding nuclear transport factor 2 family protein, producing MSPTTWILDLFSAIDRKDMDGFVQFLSEDAIFRYGSQPAAVGRAQIRDALKGFFSMIHSLSHSLHRIWANGEWITVQGEVTYTLSSGASITLPFVDLFLMTGPKVREYLIYIDPAPLFDAMKA from the coding sequence GTGTCACCCACCACGTGGATTCTCGATCTTTTCTCGGCAATTGATCGAAAGGACATGGACGGTTTTGTCCAATTTCTATCGGAAGATGCAATCTTTCGGTATGGCAGTCAGCCTGCTGCTGTGGGAAGAGCCCAGATCCGTGATGCTCTGAAAGGCTTTTTCTCCATGATTCATTCTCTTTCGCACAGCCTCCATCGAATCTGGGCCAACGGTGAATGGATCACCGTTCAGGGTGAAGTCACCTACACCCTCTCCAGTGGTGCATCGATCACTCTTCCCTTTGTGGATCTCTTTCTCATGACGGGCCCCAAGGTCCGGGAATACCTGATCTACATCGATCCGGCACCCCTGTTTGATGCGATGAAGGCCTAG
- a CDS encoding DUF6498-containing protein, which produces MKTESGSNGEEESEVYHPEKEEELPLEELKVLGTPSIPRSVFETIIVLATNAIPMVGVIQLHWSPFALLLLFILEGVVVLCIDAIKWVIPKSTLWIGKQMEKSAGQLFFFECLFIGFFGIFALLLYSPSREDPDNFIATFLNIREILTTTLAWPILGIALFRLQRLIQDLVSAGLFTRQRIRPLYFSGGGWMFLLFFLVMLGPFIADQSPNTMGGLIAIVILKTLGECLGIWLTFWGLRTDPRLRKIKRG; this is translated from the coding sequence TTGAAAACTGAGTCCGGATCAAACGGAGAGGAGGAAAGTGAGGTTTATCATCCTGAAAAGGAGGAAGAGCTTCCCCTTGAGGAACTGAAAGTTCTCGGAACACCCTCGATTCCGAGGAGTGTCTTTGAAACCATCATTGTACTGGCCACGAACGCAATTCCTATGGTCGGGGTCATCCAGCTTCACTGGTCTCCCTTCGCCCTCCTGCTTCTTTTTATTCTGGAAGGGGTTGTGGTTCTTTGTATCGATGCCATTAAATGGGTTATACCGAAATCCACTCTCTGGATCGGAAAGCAGATGGAAAAGTCGGCCGGCCAGCTTTTTTTCTTTGAATGCCTCTTCATCGGTTTCTTCGGGATCTTCGCCCTTCTCCTCTACAGCCCCAGCAGGGAGGATCCCGATAATTTCATTGCCACCTTCCTGAATATCAGGGAAATCCTCACGACAACACTTGCGTGGCCAATCCTGGGTATTGCCTTGTTCCGTCTGCAGAGGCTTATCCAGGACCTCGTCTCGGCCGGTCTGTTTACCCGTCAGAGGATTCGGCCTCTTTATTTTAGCGGAGGGGGATGGATGTTTCTTCTCTTTTTCCTGGTTATGCTTGGACCCTTTATCGCGGACCAGAGCCCCAATACGATGGGTGGACTTATCGCGATTGTCATCCTGAAGACCCTGGGGGAATGCCTGGGTATTTGGCTTACATTCTGGGGATTGCGGACCGATCCGAGGCTTCGGAAAATAAAGAGGGGCTAG